The window CACGCCGTGGTCCAGGGCGTGTTCCACCAGGCCGAGGGCGACGTCCGTCAGGATCCGCGCCACCCGCACCCGCTGGAGGATGTCGGCGCGATAGCTCTGCAGCAGCGCGCCCCCGCGCTCGGCGCGCGGCCCTCCCACGATGGCGGCGGCGCCCAGCAGGAGTCCCGTCAGGATGAGGGCGGGGATTCGCGATCGTCTCATGGTCCACCTCGTCGCTGGCCCGGCGGGGCCGGGCACCCATCTGCATTAGCTACCTAATACACCTCCAGTCTAGGGCGCCCTAGTGTATATGTCAAGTGATACGCTCGGGTTTCTTGCACTTTTTTGTAACGTATTCAGAAGCAAGCCCTTGGCGTTCCACGAAGATTTCAGGTGATTGAAACGGCGTCCCCCGCCATACTGATGGGAACCCCGGCGGGAGGTGCCCGTGGCCCCGAGACTCCCCTCCGTCCAGCTCATCGCCAGCGACGCCGCCCTCAGCGCGCGCCGCTTCCCCGAGGTGCTGGCCGCGGCGCTGGTCGCCGCGGTGGCCGCGGTCCTGCTGGTGGACGGCCCCGGCGCCGAGCGCGGGCTCGTCCGCCTCCTGCTCGCGGCGCAGCTGGGCATCCCCTTCTTCCTGCTCCTCGTCCTGAGCGCCGAGCGCCTGGGCCGCGAGGGACGCCCCACGGCCGGGATCGTCCTGCGCCTGCTGGGCGTCGCCGCGCTGGTGAGCTACGGCCTGTCCCTGCCGGCGCGCGTCGATGGCGTGCCCATCGTCCGCTGGGTCCAGCTCAACGTGGCGCTGCACCTGGCCGTGAGCGCCCTGCCGCTGCTGGGGCTCGCCGGCGAGAACGCGTTCTGGCAGTTCAACCGGCTGCTCGCCCAGCGGATGGCGGCGGGTCTCGTCTTCGCCGGCGTGCTGATGGCCGGACTGAGCATCGCGCTGCTCGCGCTGGACAAGCTCTTCGGTGTGCCCGTGGACGGCGAGCTCTACCCGCGGCTCTACGTCGTGATCGGGTTCGTCTTCACCACCTGGTACTTCCTGGGCGGCGTGCCGGCCGAGCCGCTGGCGCTGGAGTCGCTCGAGGAGTTCCCCGGACTGTTGCGCATCCTCGGCCAGTACATCCTCGCGCCGCTGGTGGCCGTCTACCTGAGCCTGCTCACGGCCTACCTCGTCAAGGTGCTGGCCACGACCCAGTGGCCCAGCGGCTGGATCGGCTGGCTGGTCTCGAGCGTGGGCGCGGCGGGGCTCCTGTCGCTGGCGCTCCTGCGCCCGCTGGCCGAGCGGCAGCGCTGGGTGCGCGTCTACGCGCGGCTCTACTTCCTGCTGCTGCTGCCGGCGGTGGTCATGCTGCTGATGTCGGCCGCCAAGCGCATCGGCCAGTACGGGCTCACCGAGAACCGCTACTTCCTGGTGCTGCTGGGCCTCTGGCTCGGCGCGGTGGCGCTGGCGGGCGCGCTGGGGCGCCTGCGCAGCCTGCGCCCCCTGCCGCTGACCCTCTGCGTGCTGGCCCTCGCCTCGAGCCTGGGACCCTGGGGCGCCTTCGCGATGAGCGAGCGCAGTCAGCGCGCCCGACTCGAAGGGCTGCTCGCCGCCGGCGGAATGATCGTGGACGGACGGCTGGCCCTCGCCGCGATCCCCCCGGGCGAGGACGCGCGCCGGGAGATCAGCGCGACGCTCCACTACCTCGTGGACACCCACGGCGTCCGGTCCCTCGACCCTCTCGTGGACGATACCCTCCGCGACGCGCTGCGCGAGCAGGCCGCAACCGGGCGGCCGGACCGCCAGGACACCCCCGCCCTCTGCCGCACGGTGATGGCGCGGCTGGACCTGGAGTATCGCGAGGACTGGCGCTACGCGGGCGGCGGCGCCGTCGCGCACTTCGTCTCCCGCGAGCGGGGCGGCGAGGCGGTGGACGTGCGCGGCTACGCCTGGTGCACGGACGTCAACCTGGGCGAGGGCCAGCCCACGGCGGACTTCAGCGCGGGCGGACGGTCCGGACGGCTCGCGCTGCGGCGGGATCGCGTGCTGCTCAGCGTGGATGGTGTGGAGCGTCTGGCCTTCGACCTCGCCGCGCTGCGCGCGTCACTGGGCGGGCCCGGCGGGCGGCCGGGCCAGAGCGCACCCGCCGCCGACCTCAGGATGGCGAGCGAGGGTGACGGCTGGCGGGCCCTGCTCCTGCTCGACCAGCTCTCCTGGCGCCAGGATGGCGATTCGCTGCGCGGACAGGAAGTCGCGGGCCAGCTGCTGCTCGCGCCGCCCGACACCGGACCCTAGCCAAGCCCTAAAGCTGCCGAGAAACGAGGAAATCGCGCCAGTCCGTCCGCAGAGCCCGGGTCAACGGGATTGACTTGCTGCCGGTCGGCCGCCTCGGTAGAGTTGAAGACCCATGCGAAGAGGTGCCCAGCGATGGTTCGCTTCGAGGTCCACAGCGCCCTGAACCTGGTGGTCGCGACGTTCACCGGTGAGGTCTCCGCGCAGGACATCTTCGGATTCTTCGAACGCATGCAGGGCGACCCCCTGTACCAACCCAGCATGAATGGTGTCGTCGACATGCGCGCCGCGATCACCCAGCTCGTCAGCGAGGAGGTGCGCGCGCTCGCGGAGTTCGCCGTGGAGGGGGGCTTCAAGCAGGGCAGGTGGGCGCTGCTGGTGACCGATCCCAAGGCCACCGCCTTCTCCATGCTCTACCGGCAAGGGGTGGGCGAGCACTATCCGGTGCAGGTCTTCTCCTCCGTGGATGGCGCGTCGGCCTATCTGGGCCAGAACCTCGCCGCGCTCCTGGGCTAGCGCGCGTGCGGCGGCTGATCCGATTCCCCCTGGCCGCCCTCACGCTCTCACTCGCCTGCGCGGCCGGCCCCCGCGCGCCCTTCACGGTGCCGCCCGACGGACAGCCGGCGGCACTGGTTCCCGACGCGGCCCTGCCGGCGCCCACGGCGATCGCCTTCGACAGCCACAATCGCCCCTACGTCATGAACGCGCGTGATCCCGAGCGCTACGGGATCGTCAGCACGCTCGAGGACGGACGCTGGGTCGACCGACCCTGCCTCGACGCGCTACGCGCCAAGAGCCCCGGCTTCGCGCGGCCCGGAAAGCGCGTGCCCCATGCGATGGGCGAACTGGTGCTGGACGACGACGACGCCCTCTACGTCACCCTCGACGGGGTGCTGCTCTACTCCACCGACCGCGGCGAGCACTTCCGCGCCTACCCGCTGCCCTCGCGCGCGTCGAGCCTCGAGCTGCGCGTGGGCCCGGGGCCCTTCGCGGGGCCGCCTGCCATCGCCGTCGTCACCGAGCCCCGCGGCACGCCGGGGGTGCGCTGGGGCAAGCTGTCGACGCTCGCCGTGATCCTGCCGGAGAAGACCGGCGACGGACTCCGCCTGGGCGAGCCGGTGCACATCACCGACCGCTGCCTGGTCGCGGGCAGCGGCGGGCACTCGGGGGGGACGTCCTTCGCGGTGACGCGGGACGGCCTCACGCATCTGGTCTGGGCGGAGATGCCCGATAGCGTGGATGGCCAGCTGGCGGTCGCAGGCAATCCCACCTACGTGGGTACGGTGGACCGCCGCACGCGCCGGCTCGTGACGCGCCGCCATCTGGTGAACGCCGAACCCAAGGTCCCCGACGTGCACTCCCGCCCCACCATTGCCCAGGACAGCGCGGGCTACCTGCACGTGATCGCCGGCGCGCACGGTCAGCCCTTCACCTACCTGCGCTCGCTCGCGCCCAACGACATCGAGGGCGGCTGGACCGCGGCCCTGCCCATGGCCGAGCGGCAGACCTACGCCTCCCTCGTCTGCGACGCCGGCGACCGCCTGCACTCCGTCTTCCGGCAGTGGCTGCCCGAGGCGACGCTCGGCTACCAGTCCAAGGCCGCCGCGGCGGAGACCTGGAGCCCCTCGCGAACGCTGGTCTTCGGCGCGCTGGAGCGCGGCAAGTCCGACTACGGGATCTTCTACCAGCGTCTGGCGGTGGACCGGCGCGGCAACCTCTACCTCGCCTTCACCTTCTGGGAGACCCACACGGAGAACGCGGGGGTCTATCCCGAGGCGCTGGCCGTGTCCACCGACCGCGGCAAGAGCTGGCGCCTGGCGGCCACGGCCGGCATGGCCGAGATGATCGCCCGGCCGTGGCCCCAGCGCTAGCGGGCCCGCAGGATCCCGGCTGATCGTCAGGATCGCTGGTCGGCCGGTTTCTAATGATTCGACGCCGGCTCGGCCCGGAGTTCGAGCACGCGCAGCGTGCCGCGGCCGTCGATCAACAGCCCCACCCGGCCCGCTGGTAGCGCTGGTGTGTGACCGTGTGCCACCGTCTCGCTGCCGAGGAATCCCTTGACATGCGATCCGACGCTCGAAACGGCGAGGGTCACCTCGCCCTGGCCGCGGGTCCCACGTCCCTCGTCGAGCACCTCAAAGCCGTCACCGCGACGCACGCTCAGGCGCGAGGCGGCACCCACCAACGCGAAGGCTCCGTAGGAACCCTCGTCGTGAAAGTGGTGCAGCACGCCCACCGTCCCCACGAAGTCCGTGGGGTCGAAGGCGGCCTCCACCTGGACGTCCGCGAACTCGCCCGGCAGCAGCAGGAAGGCGAGGCCGTCCGCGCGCAGCGCCAGGCCCGCGGCTGTCTCCCCCGTGGCGGTCTCGGCCGTGATCACGCCGGCCCCGGCGATCACGGTCACGGCATCGTTCAGACTCGCCGCGTCGCCCGGCTCGGGCGACCAGCGCAGACCGCCCCCGGGCACCCGGGTGAGGGGAACACGCCGAGGCTCGGAGGCGGCGGGCGCGCTCGGCGGTTCCGGCTTCGTCTCTCCCGGTGCGGTCACCGCCGCGCCGTAGCGGTAGACGAGCGTACCGCCCCGGTCCGCAGTGAAGCCGACGAGAGCGACGACGGCGAGTCCCAGGCCCAGCTTGCCGGCCACTCCGACCCGCGGGTGGATCCTGGTGCCGACACGGGGCCACAAGAGGACGAGACGCAGGAGCGCCATCGCGCCGGCCGCCGCCACAGTCCACAGGGCCAGGTTCGCATGTCGGGCCAGCGCGGCCTGGACGTCGGGGGAGACGAGCCCCAGGCCGTCGCCCGCGGCGCGTCCCGTCAGAAAGGCGGCGCCCGACCCCACCGCACCCAGGATCCACAGCAGGCTCGCGGTGCGATCCAGCCAGCCGTGATGCGTCAAGCGGAGCGCAACGAACTCCACGGCGAGGGCCGTCAGCAGCAGCGCGATGGGGAAGTGAATGACGGCTGGATGTGCATTGGGCAGAGAAGACACGGTGAGAACTGGCATTGCTTGGGTCCTCCGTTGTGAAGCGCTCTAGGGCCGGCGGCCGGCGAGGGCCTCCGGACCGCTCTGGCCCGTACGTA of the Candidatus Latescibacterota bacterium genome contains:
- a CDS encoding DUF4153 domain-containing protein, which encodes MAPRLPSVQLIASDAALSARRFPEVLAAALVAAVAAVLLVDGPGAERGLVRLLLAAQLGIPFFLLLVLSAERLGREGRPTAGIVLRLLGVAALVSYGLSLPARVDGVPIVRWVQLNVALHLAVSALPLLGLAGENAFWQFNRLLAQRMAAGLVFAGVLMAGLSIALLALDKLFGVPVDGELYPRLYVVIGFVFTTWYFLGGVPAEPLALESLEEFPGLLRILGQYILAPLVAVYLSLLTAYLVKVLATTQWPSGWIGWLVSSVGAAGLLSLALLRPLAERQRWVRVYARLYFLLLLPAVVMLLMSAAKRIGQYGLTENRYFLVLLGLWLGAVALAGALGRLRSLRPLPLTLCVLALASSLGPWGAFAMSERSQRARLEGLLAAGGMIVDGRLALAAIPPGEDARREISATLHYLVDTHGVRSLDPLVDDTLRDALREQAATGRPDRQDTPALCRTVMARLDLEYREDWRYAGGGAVAHFVSRERGGEAVDVRGYAWCTDVNLGEGQPTADFSAGGRSGRLALRRDRVLLSVDGVERLAFDLAALRASLGGPGGRPGQSAPAADLRMASEGDGWRALLLLDQLSWRQDGDSLRGQEVAGQLLLAPPDTGP
- a CDS encoding BNR-4 repeat-containing protein, which gives rise to MRRLIRFPLAALTLSLACAAGPRAPFTVPPDGQPAALVPDAALPAPTAIAFDSHNRPYVMNARDPERYGIVSTLEDGRWVDRPCLDALRAKSPGFARPGKRVPHAMGELVLDDDDALYVTLDGVLLYSTDRGEHFRAYPLPSRASSLELRVGPGPFAGPPAIAVVTEPRGTPGVRWGKLSTLAVILPEKTGDGLRLGEPVHITDRCLVAGSGGHSGGTSFAVTRDGLTHLVWAEMPDSVDGQLAVAGNPTYVGTVDRRTRRLVTRRHLVNAEPKVPDVHSRPTIAQDSAGYLHVIAGAHGQPFTYLRSLAPNDIEGGWTAALPMAERQTYASLVCDAGDRLHSVFRQWLPEATLGYQSKAAAAETWSPSRTLVFGALERGKSDYGIFYQRLAVDRRGNLYLAFTFWETHTENAGVYPEALAVSTDRGKSWRLAATAGMAEMIARPWPQR